AAACGGTCAACAGTGTTAACTGGGGGTTGAGGTTGTCAATTCAAGAGGTTGTGCCCGGCGCGTGATCGCCATAGGTTGTGCCTTGGTACATTGGCTGTACAGATTTCATTTCCATTGTGCCAATAAAATGAATTTTCATTGAATACAGGCCGCGGGCATGATCACACATACTCGAATTCTCGTTGCTGCATCTGCAGTTGGCGCGATGCTGTGGGCTGGGACCGGACTGGCTCAGCAGGAAGGCGAAATGCCTCCGCCGGCCGTCACGGTCGTCACGCTGGAAGCCGAGGACGTCACCCTGACGGTAACCTTGCCGGGACGTGTCGTGGCTTCGGCAGAGGCAGATTTGCGCCCGCAGGTCAACGGTCTCATCACCGAGCGTCTGTTTGACGAGGGTAGCGTCGTCAAAGAAGGCGATCCGCTCTACCGGATCGATCCACGCAGTTACCAGGCTGCCGTGGCACAGGCAGAGGCATCGCTGGCGCAGGCAAAGGCACAGGCAGAATCCGCCCGGCGCGATGCAGAGCGGGTGGCGGCGCTGCGTGATCGGCGTGTGGCCAGCGAACAGAACCAGGACAGCGCCATAGCTGCGCGCGACGCTGCTGAAGCGGCGGTGAAGGCAGCAGAGGCGCAATTGCAGGCGGCGCAGATCGATCTGGACCGCACGACGATCACGGCTCCGATCGATGGGGTGATCGGCTTGGCGCAGGCGTCGCAAGGGGCACTGGTGACAGCATCGCAAGCGACACCGCTGGCGGTCATCCGGCGGATCGATCCGGTCCATGTGGACGTGACCCAATCGGCGGCCGAGATTATCCGCTGGCAGCGCCAGGGCGCTCAGGCGGCGCTGCCCGAGGGGGCGGATCGCACCGTGACCTTGCATCTCGCCGACGGCACCGAATTCGAGAATACCGGCTCGCTGACAGCGGCAGAGCCGCATGTCGACGAGACCACCGGCGTCGTCACGCTACGGATGGAGTTTGCCAATTCCGATAACCTGCTCTTGCCCGGAATGTATGTCCTGGCCGAAATTCCGCAGGCGCAATTGCAGGACGTAATCCTTGCTCCGCAGGAAGGGGTGACACGGGATCGCCGGGGCCGTCCCGTCGCCATGGTCGTGAATGACGAGAACATCGTCGAGATGCGGCAATTGGAGATCGTTCAGGACCGCGGCAATTCGTGGGTGGTGCGTGAAGGTCTGGAAGATGGCGACCGGCTGATCGTGGCCGGCTTCCAGCGCATCGGCGAGGGTATGCCCGTGACCCCTGAGGAGCGCGGCGAGGAGCCTCCGGCAGATGAGGCTGCTGCACCGCAGGAGGAAGGGGCCGCTCCGGAGGCTTCGGAAGGTGCAACCGACGGGGAGCAATCCGCCGAAGGTGAGGCACCGCCTGCGGAACCCACCGGCGAAGACGAGGAAGCCGCCGCGGCCGGGCAGGGCGAGGCCGCCTCAACCGAACAGGCCGCCAAAGAGGCAGCCCAGGACGACGACACCGGCAACTGACGGCCGGATCAGCGCGAGAGATATCATGGCCCGTTTCTTCATCGACCGACCGGTATTTGCCTGGGTGATCTCGATCATCATCATGGGGATCGGCATATTGTCGATCACGACGTTGCCGGTCGCACAATATCCGCAGATCGCACCGCCCTCGGTGACGATCCGCGCGACCTATCCCGGAGCTTCGGCAGATACCGTGGCGAATACGGTCACGCAGGTCATCGAACAGCAGATGACCGGGCTTGACGGGATGCGCTACATGTCGTCCAACTCGACCTCGGACGGGACCTCCTCGACCACGCTGACCTTCGAGACCGGCACCGATGTCGATATCGCTCAGGTGCAGGTCCAGAACAAGCTGTCGCAGGCCACGCCGCTACTGCCAGAACCAGTGCAGAGGCAGGGTGTCAGGGTCGAGAAAGCCGCGTCGGGTTTTCTGATGGTGGTCGGCCTGATCGGGGACGAGAATTTCAACGCGACCGATCTGAGCGACTACATGGTCACCAACCTTGTCGATGATCTCAGCCGGGTCGAAGGGATCGGCAGCGTGCAGGTTTTCGGCGCGCAATATGCCATGCGCATCTGGCTGGATCCTGCCAAGCTCGCCGCCTACGAACTCGCGCCATCCGATGTTGTCGGGGCGGTTTCGGCGCAGAACACCCAGATTTCCGCGGGGGCATTCGGGGGTTTGCCCGCGGTTGACGGCCAGATGCTGAACGCCACCGTCACGGCGCAATCCCTGCTGTCCACGCCCGAGGATTTCCGCCAGATCGTTCTTCGCGCCGAAGAGAATGGCGGGCTGGTCCTGCTACAGGATGTCGCCCGGGTCGAAATCGGGGCCGAAACCTATGGCGGCGATCCGACCTATAACGGTCGACCCGCTTCCGGCATGGCGCTCAGCCTTGCGCCGGGGGCTAACGCGCTGGACACCGCCGAACGCGTGAAGGAGCGCATGGAGGAATTCGCGGAGTTCTTCCCCGAGGGCGTCGATTACGTGATCCCCTTCGATACCGCGCCATTCGTCGAGATCTCGATCGAGGAGGTGGTGCATACGCTGATCGAGGCCATCGTGCTGGTCTTCCTGGTCATGTATCTCTTTCTGCAGAATTGGCGGGCGACGCTGATTCCGACACTGGCGGTGCCTATCGTTCTGCTGGGGACGTTCGGGATCATGGCGGCCTTCGGCTTCACCATCAACACGCTGACCATGCTGGCCATGGTGCTG
This region of Paracoccus saliphilus genomic DNA includes:
- a CDS encoding efflux RND transporter periplasmic adaptor subunit; amino-acid sequence: MLWAGTGLAQQEGEMPPPAVTVVTLEAEDVTLTVTLPGRVVASAEADLRPQVNGLITERLFDEGSVVKEGDPLYRIDPRSYQAAVAQAEASLAQAKAQAESARRDAERVAALRDRRVASEQNQDSAIAARDAAEAAVKAAEAQLQAAQIDLDRTTITAPIDGVIGLAQASQGALVTASQATPLAVIRRIDPVHVDVTQSAAEIIRWQRQGAQAALPEGADRTVTLHLADGTEFENTGSLTAAEPHVDETTGVVTLRMEFANSDNLLLPGMYVLAEIPQAQLQDVILAPQEGVTRDRRGRPVAMVVNDENIVEMRQLEIVQDRGNSWVVREGLEDGDRLIVAGFQRIGEGMPVTPEERGEEPPADEAAAPQEEGAAPEASEGATDGEQSAEGEAPPAEPTGEDEEAAAAGQGEAASTEQAAKEAAQDDDTGN